A DNA window from Camelina sativa cultivar DH55 chromosome 13, Cs, whole genome shotgun sequence contains the following coding sequences:
- the LOC104738219 gene encoding uncharacterized protein LOC104738219, whose amino-acid sequence MRNALPTGENLKSRGINLTASCPFCGQEESSIHLFFQYAFARQVWSQTPIVHPPEPSQIISFRVGVETIGKMKCLPPTGIIDGSIGAWILWILWKTRNKLVFEQKSIASMDVVSQAVAYAREWWIAHELSIKTPPSQLRQATRSVSADLTRCFSDAAWNEETKTAGLGWVFLDPITQVETKGSDTATHVNSSLIAEALALNRALQHASDLGYRKTSFASDSQTLIKATNLEIQHKEIHGILHDILERSLQFEEISFTFVSREMNRKADEIAKNALNSSTLSMFMHLCSPATELIATYVTTEPRKTNPV is encoded by the coding sequence ATGAGGAATGCCCTGCCTACGGGGGAGAATCTAAAGAGCAGAGGGATAAACCTTACAGCTTCATGCCCTTTCTGTGGACAAGAGGAATCGAGCATTCACCTATTCTTCCAATATGCTTTTGCTCGACAGGTGTGGAGCCAAACCCCGATAGTACATCCACCCGAGCCCTCTCAGATCATTAGCTTCCGAGTGGGTGTTGAGACAATTGGAAAGATGAAATGCCTACCCCCAACCGGAATCATTGATGGTTCTATTGGTGCCTGGATCTTATGGATCTTGTGGAAGACACGAAATAAACTAGTGTTTGAGCAGAAATCGATCGCAAGCATGGATGTTGTTTCTCAAGCAGTCGCTTATGCCAGAGAATGGTGGATCGCTCATGAACTGTCGATTAAGACCCCACCCAGCCAACTTAGACAAGCCACGAGATCAGTAAGTGCCGACCTCACCCGGTGTTTTTCTGACGCCGCTTGGAACGAAGAAACGAAAACGGCGGGGCTTGGATGGGTGTTCCTGGATCCAATCACGCAGGTCGAGACCAAGGGATCAGATACAGCCACGCATGTCAACTCTTCTCTTATCGCAGAGGCACTTGCGTTGAATCGTGCTCTCCAACACGCCTCCGATCTGGGATACCGGAAAACTTCTTTTGCTTCAGATTCGCAGACGCTAATCAAAGCAACAAACTTGGAGATCCAACACAAGGAAATCCACGGGATTCTACACGACATCCTGGAAAGATCCCTGCAGTTCGAAGAGATAAGCTTCACCTTCGTCTCTCGTGAGATGAATAGGAAAGCGGATGAGATTGCAAAAAACGCTCTAAATTCTTCTACTTTGTCTATGTTTATGCATTTATGTAGTCCAGCCACTGAATTGATTGCAACCTATGTAACCACTGAACCGAGAAAAACTAACCCGGTTTAA
- the LOC104736650 gene encoding E3 ubiquitin-protein ligase SINA-like 7: protein MVGASISASSGERAGYSSASDMVGASSPASSGQRARFNQELKSQQLVTAVLLTWLEPRVRRRQAKEVIPAVLLTWWEPRVRRLRAKEVIPAELCLSYKTNFFFVITLLVFLYFQCDNGHLACSSCCPKLSNKCPYCALPIGHIRNRAMESVLRSISIPCPNAKFGCTNNVSYGLESTHVKECSFSRCSCPALDCDYTGSYINVWRHYCYGSCPASSYESFTYNVSSTVRMNISDKINIQVDHMKMLLFAVQCFRESYGVCVTVSCIAPSSPHLGKFSYHLSYTVDGNNMTNESADMKRIIKVSFQTPLENFMLIPHSSLRGEMLEMKLTIKEVNQV, encoded by the exons ATGGTTGGAGCCTCGATTTCGGCATCTTCGGGAGAAAGAGCTGGTTACAGCAGTGCTTCTGACATGGTGGGAGCCTCGAGTCCGGCGTCGTCAGGCCAAAGAGCTA GATTTAATCAAGAACTCAAATCTCAACAGCTAGTTACAGCAGTGCTTCTGACATGGTTGGAGCCTCGAGTCCGGCGTCGTCAGGCCAAAGAAGTGATTCCAGCAGTGCTTCTGACATGGTGGGAGCCTCGAGTCCGGCGTCTTCGGGCCAAAGAAGTGATTCCAGCAGAACTATGTCTTTCGTACAAGACAAACTTCTTCTTCG TCATAACCCTGCtggtttttttgtattttcaatgtGATAATGGACATTTGGCTTGTTCCTCTTGCTGTCCAAAACTGAGTAACAAATGCCCATATTGTGCTTTGCCTATTGGCCACATTCGAAACAGAGCAATGGAGAGTGTCCTTAGATCAATCTCTATTCCATGCCCAAACGCCAAGTTTGGTTGCACTAATAATGTCTCTTATGGGTTAGAATCAACTCATGTAAAGGAATGCAGCTTCTCTCGATGTTCCTGCCCTGCATTGGACTGCGACTACACTGGCTCCTACATAAATGTCTGGAGGCACTATTGTTATGGATCATGTCCCGCTTCCTCATATGAATCCTTCACATATAATGTATCCTCTACTGTTCGGATGAACATCAGTGATAAGATAAATATCCAAGTGGATCATATGAAGATGTTATTGTTTGCAGTGCAGTGTTTTAGGGAGTCGTACGGTGTGTGTGTAACTGTAAGCTGCATTGCACCATCTTCTCCACATTTAGGAAAGTTCTCATATCATCTCTCATACACTGTCGATGGGAACAATATGACTAACGAATCAGCAGACATGAAGAGGATTATTAAAGTGAGTTTTCAAACCCCTCTAGAGAATTTCATGTTGATCCCTCACTCTTCCTTGCGTGGTGAAATGTTGGAGATGAAGCTTACCATCAAGGAGGTCAATCAAGTGTAA
- the LOC104736652 gene encoding agamous-like MADS-box protein AGL97 — protein MTSSESTMKKGTKRKIEIKKRETKQQRAVACSKRRQTVFSRAADLCHLSGANLAVFVTSPSEISDVVYSFSGYSPAQEIADCYLNGKPPPKIKPQSQAQGFWWEDPDLYNSCDDLSELNIIEDRIERAKKHVMACLEKIEQRGCRN, from the coding sequence ATGACGTCGTCTGAGTCCACAatgaagaaaggaacaaaacgaAAAATCGAAATCAAGAAGCGAGAAACCAAACAGCAACGAGCGGTGGCTTGCTCTAAACGCCGTCAAACTGTCTTTTCCAGAGCCGCCGATCTCTGTCATCTCTCCGGAGCCAACCTCGCCGTCTTCGTAACCTCTCCGTCAGAGATCTCCGACGTTGTTTACTCCTTCTCCGGCTACTCTCCTGCCCAAGAGATCGCTGATTGTTACCTAAATGGCAAGCCACCTCCTAAGATTAAACCCCAATCGCAAGCGCAAGGGTTCTGGTGGGAAGACCCTGATCTGTACAATTCTTGTGATGATCTCTCTGAGTTAAACATCATCGAGGATCGTATAGAGAGAGCGAAGAAGCATGTGATGGCTTGCCTTGAGAAGATTGAACAAAGAGGGTGTCGGAATTAA